The Nicotiana tabacum cultivar K326 chromosome 14, ASM71507v2, whole genome shotgun sequence genome contains a region encoding:
- the LOC107811701 gene encoding endonuclease III homolog 1, chloroplastic isoform X1, which translates to MSLSLLRHTPYLTSTVPLPIQYFFISFTKMPKTRLSTIRQNSGSEVGGVVPKNRVKKRRVEMIAKEVKTESPDQKFLRYPEIEDFANKSSNINSQSIQPPANWERVIEGIRKMRSSEHAPVDSIDPDEGVTSLQPKERRFAVLIGSLLSSQTKGHVTHEANQRLLENGLLSADSMDKADEVTIKTLIYPVGFYTRKARHLKQVAKICVSKYDGDIPSTVDELLLLPGVGPKIAHLVMIMAWNKVEGICVDTHVHRVSNRLGWVSQPGKKQGTRSPEETRVSLQQWLPKEEWVSINLLLVGFGQTICTPLRPRCAKCTVSQFCPSAFKEMSSPASTSRTLSPKKKH; encoded by the exons ATGTCCCTCTCTCTTCTCCGACACACACCATATCTCACCTCAACAGTTCCATTGCCAATTCAATATTTCTTCATCTCTTTTACCAAAATGCCAAAAACACGTCTCTCCACCATACGACAAAACTCAG GTTCTGAAGTTGGTGGTGTTGTACCTAAGAACAGAGTGAAAAAAAGGAGAGTGGAAATGATAGCTAAAGAGGTTAAGACAGAATCTCCTGATCAAAAA TTTCTCAGGTATCCAGAAATAGAAGATTTTGCAAATAAAAGTAGCAATATTAATTCTCAGTCAA TACAACCTCCTGCCAACTGGGAAAGGGTCATTGAAGGGATACGCAAAATGAGATCATCAGAACATGCACCTGTGGACTCCATTGACCCGGATGAAGGAGTGACTTCTCTTCAACCTAAG GAAAGAAGATTTGCTGTTCTAATTGGCTCATTGTTATCAAGCCAGACCAAGGGTCATGTTACACATG AAGCAAATCAGCGGCTCCTCGAAAATGGTTTGCTGAGTGCTGACTCAATGGATAAAGCTGATGAAGTCACCATAAAGACCTTGATATACCCG GTTGGATTTTACACAAGAAAGGCTCGGCACCTTAAACAAGTTGCAAAGATTTGTGTCTCTAAATATGATGGAGACATTCCTAGTACAGTAGACGAGTTGCTTCTACTTCCAGGTGTTGGTCCCAAGATAGCTCACCTG gTTATGATTATGGCATGGAACAAAGTTGAAGGGATTTGTGTAGATACCCACGTGCATCGTGTTAGTAATCGGCTTGGTTGGGTCTCGCAGCCTGGAAAAAAGCAG GGAACTAGATCACCCGAAGAGACTAGGGTCTCCTTGCAGCAGTGGCTTCCTAAAGAAGAATGGGTTTCCATTAATTTGCTGTTG GTAGGCTTTGGACAGACCATATGTACTCCTCTGAGACCTCGCTGTGCAAAATGTACTGTAAGTCAATTCTGCCCATCGGCATTTAAGGAGATGTCAAGCCCAGCTTCCACTTCCAGAACACTAAGCCCCAAGAAGAAACATTGA
- the LOC107811701 gene encoding endonuclease III homolog 2, chloroplastic isoform X4: MSLSLLRHTPYLTSTVPLPIQYFFISFTKMPKTRLSTIRQNSVQPPANWERVIEGIRKMRSSEHAPVDSIDPDEGVTSLQPKERRFAVLIGSLLSSQTKGHVTHEANQRLLENGLLSADSMDKADEVTIKTLIYPVGFYTRKARHLKQVAKICVSKYDGDIPSTVDELLLLPGVGPKIAHLVMIMAWNKVEGICVDTHVHRVSNRLGWVSQPGKKQGTRSPEETRVSLQQWLPKEEWVSINLLLVGFGQTICTPLRPRCAKCTVSQFCPSAFKEMSSPASTSRTLSPKKKH; encoded by the exons ATGTCCCTCTCTCTTCTCCGACACACACCATATCTCACCTCAACAGTTCCATTGCCAATTCAATATTTCTTCATCTCTTTTACCAAAATGCCAAAAACACGTCTCTCCACCATACGACAAAACTCAG TACAACCTCCTGCCAACTGGGAAAGGGTCATTGAAGGGATACGCAAAATGAGATCATCAGAACATGCACCTGTGGACTCCATTGACCCGGATGAAGGAGTGACTTCTCTTCAACCTAAG GAAAGAAGATTTGCTGTTCTAATTGGCTCATTGTTATCAAGCCAGACCAAGGGTCATGTTACACATG AAGCAAATCAGCGGCTCCTCGAAAATGGTTTGCTGAGTGCTGACTCAATGGATAAAGCTGATGAAGTCACCATAAAGACCTTGATATACCCG GTTGGATTTTACACAAGAAAGGCTCGGCACCTTAAACAAGTTGCAAAGATTTGTGTCTCTAAATATGATGGAGACATTCCTAGTACAGTAGACGAGTTGCTTCTACTTCCAGGTGTTGGTCCCAAGATAGCTCACCTG gTTATGATTATGGCATGGAACAAAGTTGAAGGGATTTGTGTAGATACCCACGTGCATCGTGTTAGTAATCGGCTTGGTTGGGTCTCGCAGCCTGGAAAAAAGCAG GGAACTAGATCACCCGAAGAGACTAGGGTCTCCTTGCAGCAGTGGCTTCCTAAAGAAGAATGGGTTTCCATTAATTTGCTGTTG GTAGGCTTTGGACAGACCATATGTACTCCTCTGAGACCTCGCTGTGCAAAATGTACTGTAAGTCAATTCTGCCCATCGGCATTTAAGGAGATGTCAAGCCCAGCTTCCACTTCCAGAACACTAAGCCCCAAGAAGAAACATTGA
- the LOC107811701 gene encoding endonuclease III homolog 1, chloroplastic isoform X5 produces the protein MIAKEVKTESPDQKFLRYPEIEDFANKSSNINSQSIQPPANWERVIEGIRKMRSSEHAPVDSIDPDEGVTSLQPKERRFAVLIGSLLSSQTKGHVTHEANQRLLENGLLSADSMDKADEVTIKTLIYPVGFYTRKARHLKQVAKICVSKYDGDIPSTVDELLLLPGVGPKIAHLVMIMAWNKVEGICVDTHVHRVSNRLGWVSQPGKKQGTRSPEETRVSLQQWLPKEEWVSINLLLVGFGQTICTPLRPRCAKCTVSQFCPSAFKEMSSPASTSRTLSPKKKH, from the exons ATGATAGCTAAAGAGGTTAAGACAGAATCTCCTGATCAAAAA TTTCTCAGGTATCCAGAAATAGAAGATTTTGCAAATAAAAGTAGCAATATTAATTCTCAGTCAA TACAACCTCCTGCCAACTGGGAAAGGGTCATTGAAGGGATACGCAAAATGAGATCATCAGAACATGCACCTGTGGACTCCATTGACCCGGATGAAGGAGTGACTTCTCTTCAACCTAAG GAAAGAAGATTTGCTGTTCTAATTGGCTCATTGTTATCAAGCCAGACCAAGGGTCATGTTACACATG AAGCAAATCAGCGGCTCCTCGAAAATGGTTTGCTGAGTGCTGACTCAATGGATAAAGCTGATGAAGTCACCATAAAGACCTTGATATACCCG GTTGGATTTTACACAAGAAAGGCTCGGCACCTTAAACAAGTTGCAAAGATTTGTGTCTCTAAATATGATGGAGACATTCCTAGTACAGTAGACGAGTTGCTTCTACTTCCAGGTGTTGGTCCCAAGATAGCTCACCTG gTTATGATTATGGCATGGAACAAAGTTGAAGGGATTTGTGTAGATACCCACGTGCATCGTGTTAGTAATCGGCTTGGTTGGGTCTCGCAGCCTGGAAAAAAGCAG GGAACTAGATCACCCGAAGAGACTAGGGTCTCCTTGCAGCAGTGGCTTCCTAAAGAAGAATGGGTTTCCATTAATTTGCTGTTG GTAGGCTTTGGACAGACCATATGTACTCCTCTGAGACCTCGCTGTGCAAAATGTACTGTAAGTCAATTCTGCCCATCGGCATTTAAGGAGATGTCAAGCCCAGCTTCCACTTCCAGAACACTAAGCCCCAAGAAGAAACATTGA
- the LOC107811701 gene encoding endonuclease III homolog 1, chloroplastic isoform X3 — MSLSLLRHTPYLTSTVPLPIQYFFISFTKMPKTRLSTIRQNSGSEVGGVVPKNRVKKRRVEMIAKEFLRYPEIEDFANKSSNINSQSIQPPANWERVIEGIRKMRSSEHAPVDSIDPDEGVTSLQPKERRFAVLIGSLLSSQTKGHVTHEANQRLLENGLLSADSMDKADEVTIKTLIYPVGFYTRKARHLKQVAKICVSKYDGDIPSTVDELLLLPGVGPKIAHLVMIMAWNKVEGICVDTHVHRVSNRLGWVSQPGKKQGTRSPEETRVSLQQWLPKEEWVSINLLLVGFGQTICTPLRPRCAKCTVSQFCPSAFKEMSSPASTSRTLSPKKKH; from the exons ATGTCCCTCTCTCTTCTCCGACACACACCATATCTCACCTCAACAGTTCCATTGCCAATTCAATATTTCTTCATCTCTTTTACCAAAATGCCAAAAACACGTCTCTCCACCATACGACAAAACTCAG GTTCTGAAGTTGGTGGTGTTGTACCTAAGAACAGAGTGAAAAAAAGGAGAGTGGAAATGATAGCTAAAGAG TTTCTCAGGTATCCAGAAATAGAAGATTTTGCAAATAAAAGTAGCAATATTAATTCTCAGTCAA TACAACCTCCTGCCAACTGGGAAAGGGTCATTGAAGGGATACGCAAAATGAGATCATCAGAACATGCACCTGTGGACTCCATTGACCCGGATGAAGGAGTGACTTCTCTTCAACCTAAG GAAAGAAGATTTGCTGTTCTAATTGGCTCATTGTTATCAAGCCAGACCAAGGGTCATGTTACACATG AAGCAAATCAGCGGCTCCTCGAAAATGGTTTGCTGAGTGCTGACTCAATGGATAAAGCTGATGAAGTCACCATAAAGACCTTGATATACCCG GTTGGATTTTACACAAGAAAGGCTCGGCACCTTAAACAAGTTGCAAAGATTTGTGTCTCTAAATATGATGGAGACATTCCTAGTACAGTAGACGAGTTGCTTCTACTTCCAGGTGTTGGTCCCAAGATAGCTCACCTG gTTATGATTATGGCATGGAACAAAGTTGAAGGGATTTGTGTAGATACCCACGTGCATCGTGTTAGTAATCGGCTTGGTTGGGTCTCGCAGCCTGGAAAAAAGCAG GGAACTAGATCACCCGAAGAGACTAGGGTCTCCTTGCAGCAGTGGCTTCCTAAAGAAGAATGGGTTTCCATTAATTTGCTGTTG GTAGGCTTTGGACAGACCATATGTACTCCTCTGAGACCTCGCTGTGCAAAATGTACTGTAAGTCAATTCTGCCCATCGGCATTTAAGGAGATGTCAAGCCCAGCTTCCACTTCCAGAACACTAAGCCCCAAGAAGAAACATTGA
- the LOC107811701 gene encoding endonuclease III homolog 1, chloroplastic isoform X2 has translation MPSSKLLEFQDKETWLKLSPVRSLQKCPSLFSDTHHISPQQFHCQFNISSSLLPKCQKHVSPPYDKTQFLRYPEIEDFANKSSNINSQSIQPPANWERVIEGIRKMRSSEHAPVDSIDPDEGVTSLQPKERRFAVLIGSLLSSQTKGHVTHEANQRLLENGLLSADSMDKADEVTIKTLIYPVGFYTRKARHLKQVAKICVSKYDGDIPSTVDELLLLPGVGPKIAHLVMIMAWNKVEGICVDTHVHRVSNRLGWVSQPGKKQGTRSPEETRVSLQQWLPKEEWVSINLLLVGFGQTICTPLRPRCAKCTVSQFCPSAFKEMSSPASTSRTLSPKKKH, from the exons ATGCCAAGTTCTAAGTTGTTAGAATTTCAAGATAAAGAGACGTGGCTTAAACTCTCGCCAGTAAGGTCCCTCCAAAAATGTCCCTCTCTCTTCTCCGACACACACCATATCTCACCTCAACAGTTCCATTGCCAATTCAATATTTCTTCATCTCTTTTACCAAAATGCCAAAAACACGTCTCTCCACCATACGACAAAACTCAG TTTCTCAGGTATCCAGAAATAGAAGATTTTGCAAATAAAAGTAGCAATATTAATTCTCAGTCAA TACAACCTCCTGCCAACTGGGAAAGGGTCATTGAAGGGATACGCAAAATGAGATCATCAGAACATGCACCTGTGGACTCCATTGACCCGGATGAAGGAGTGACTTCTCTTCAACCTAAG GAAAGAAGATTTGCTGTTCTAATTGGCTCATTGTTATCAAGCCAGACCAAGGGTCATGTTACACATG AAGCAAATCAGCGGCTCCTCGAAAATGGTTTGCTGAGTGCTGACTCAATGGATAAAGCTGATGAAGTCACCATAAAGACCTTGATATACCCG GTTGGATTTTACACAAGAAAGGCTCGGCACCTTAAACAAGTTGCAAAGATTTGTGTCTCTAAATATGATGGAGACATTCCTAGTACAGTAGACGAGTTGCTTCTACTTCCAGGTGTTGGTCCCAAGATAGCTCACCTG gTTATGATTATGGCATGGAACAAAGTTGAAGGGATTTGTGTAGATACCCACGTGCATCGTGTTAGTAATCGGCTTGGTTGGGTCTCGCAGCCTGGAAAAAAGCAG GGAACTAGATCACCCGAAGAGACTAGGGTCTCCTTGCAGCAGTGGCTTCCTAAAGAAGAATGGGTTTCCATTAATTTGCTGTTG GTAGGCTTTGGACAGACCATATGTACTCCTCTGAGACCTCGCTGTGCAAAATGTACTGTAAGTCAATTCTGCCCATCGGCATTTAAGGAGATGTCAAGCCCAGCTTCCACTTCCAGAACACTAAGCCCCAAGAAGAAACATTGA